The proteins below come from a single Argentina anserina chromosome 1, drPotAnse1.1, whole genome shotgun sequence genomic window:
- the LOC126782768 gene encoding probable LRR receptor-like serine/threonine-protein kinase At5g10290 isoform X1, whose translation MVMPLKMELLFAVLALASLHSFVLPDAQGDALYSLRSSLISSPDQLKDWNPNQVNPCTWSNVNCDNKYNVISVTLTNIGFYGTLSPKVGNLKTLQTLALQGNGITGEIPKELGNLTSLATLNLENNNLSGAIPSSLGNLIKLQFLTLSHNNLSGSIPVSLSNLSSLINVQLASNALSGQIPEHLFQIPKYNFTGNNLTCGVNLPHRCASDNDNSGSSNKPKFGIIVGVVGGIIILLFGGLLYFICKRTQKGYKREIFVDVAGEVDRRIAFGQLKRFSWRELQLATDNFNEKNVLGQGGFGKVYKGVLSDNTKIAVKRLTDYESPGGDAAFQREVEMISVAVHRNLLRLIGFCTTPTERLLVYPYMQNLSVAYRLREIKPGEPVLDWPTRKRVAVGTARGLEYLHEHCNPKIIHRDVKAANVLLDEDFEAVVGDFGLAKLVDVRRTNVTTQVRGTMGHIAPEYLSTGKSSERTDVFGYGIMLLELVTGQRAIDFSRLEEEDDVLLLDHVKKLEREKRLDAIVDGNLDSNYNIEEVEMMIQVALLCTQGSPEDRPFMSEVVRMLEGEGLAERWEEWQSVEVTRRQEYERLQRRFDWGEDSVYNQDAIELSGGR comes from the exons ATGGTAATGCCATTGAAGATGGAGCTACTATTTGCAGTTTTGGCACTTGCTAGCTTGCATTCTTTCGTATTGCCAGATGCACAAG GAGATGCACTGTATTCATTGAGAAGTTCATTGATTAGTTCACCTGATCAGCTCAAGGACTGGAATCCCAACCAAGTCAATCCATGTACTTGGTCCAATGTGAATTGTGACAATAAATATAATGTCATTTCTGT AACATTGACAAATATTGGATTTTATGGAACCTTATCCCCTAAAGTAGGAAACCTGAAAACTCTTCAAACACT TGCATTGCAAGGAAATGGCATAACTGGTGAGATACCAAAAGAGTTAGGAAATTTAACTAGTTTAGCCACCTTGAATCTGGAAAATAATAACTTAAGTGGTGCAATACCATCGTCCCTTGGTAACCTGATAAAGCTTCAGTTCTT GACTTTAAGTCACAACAATTTGAGCGGGAGCATCCCAGTATCACTTTCAAATCTTTCGAGTTTGATTAATGT TCAGCTCGCCTCCAATGCTCTCAGTGGTCAAATACCTGAACACTTATTTCAGATTCCAAAATACAA TTTTACAGGAAACAACCTAACCTGTGGTGTAAATCTTCCTCACCGTTGTGCATCGGATAATGATAATTCTG GATCTTCAAATAAGCCAAAGTTTGGAATTATAGTTGGAGTTGTTGGAGGGATCATCATTTTACTTTTTGGAGGATTACTTTACTTTATCTGCAAGCGTACACAAAAAGGCTACAAGCGTGAAATTTTTGTAGATGTtgcag GTGAAGTTGACAGAAGGATTGCATTTGGTCAGTTGAAAAGATTTTCATGGAGGGAATTGCAGCTAGCTACCGACAACTTCAATGAGAAAAATGTTCTGGGACAGGGGGGTTTTGGAAAAGTTTATAAAGGAGTGTTATCTGATAATACAAAAATTGCTGTTAAACGGCTGACTGATTATGAAAGTCCTGGGGGTGATGCAGCTTTTCAGCGTGAAGTTGAAATGATAAGTGTAGCTGTTCACAGGAATCTATTACGACTCATTGGATTTTGTACAACACCAACAGAACGCCTCTTGGTGTATCCCTACATGCAAAATTTAAGTGTTGCCTATCGTTTACGAG AGATTAAACCAGGGGAACCTGTTTTGGATTGGCCTACAAGAAAGCGGGTGGCTGTAGGCACTGCCCGTGGCTTAGAGTACCTACATGAACATTGTAATCCTAAGATTATTCATCGAGATGTTAAGGCAGCAAATGTATTACttgatgaagattttgaagcaGTTGTTGGTGATTTCGGCCTGGCAAAGTTGGTGGATGTTAGAAGGACTAACGTGACAACTCAAGTTCGTGGGACTATGGGCCACATAGCACCTGAATACTTGTCTACTGGGAAGTCATCAGAAAGGACTGATGTTTTCGGCTATGGCATTATGCTTTTGGAGCTTGTAACTGGACAGAGGGCGATTGATTTCTCACgcttagaagaagaagatgatgttttGTTGCTCGATCAT GTCAAGAAGTTGGAAAGGGAAAAAAGATTGGATGCTATAGTAGATGGAAATCTGGATAGTAATTACAACATCGAAGAGGTTGAAATGATGATCCAAGTTGCGCTGCTTTGTACCCAAGGATCCCCTGAGGATCGTCCATTCATGTCGGAGGTTGTACGTATGCTGGAAGGAGAGGGTCTGGCTGAGCGGTGGGAAGAATGGCAGAGTGTTGAAGTCACTCGCAGGCAAGAATACGAGAGACTACAAAGGAGATTTGATTGGGGAGAAGACTCAGTTTATAACCAGGATGCTATTGAGTTGTCTGGTGGACGATGA
- the LOC126792131 gene encoding zinc finger protein STOP1 homolog codes for MSFPGQLFSFPTLPDDLDPDLNDPLHNLNTVRTRLDSLHLFLTQSITNNAPLTHHQTDQVSAAISSAVHQIISSGSALLASSRNPQLDPTRSFKKEKEVNDDGDSEIVELDAVELLVEHVHYCEVCGKGFKRDANLRMHMRAHGSQFKTPEALAKPQKSSSSAAAEVGTGNRNTRFSCPYAGCNRNQAHARFRALKSVMCVKNHFKRSHCPKTHTCNRCNKKSFAVAADLRNHVRHCGEEARWRCTCGTRFSRKSKLFGHVGLFEGHMPAVVEDEKGAGNCGVRAMEEDETTAFNGEGSNLVDEDELFSGLGMIEGCWFEDLFVDL; via the coding sequence ATGTCGTTTCCCGGCCAATTATTTTCCTTCCCAACTTTGCCGGATGATCTGGACCCGGATCTGAATGACCCGCTCCACAATCTCAACACGGTCCGAACCCGATTGGACTCCCTCCACCTCTTCCTCACCCAATCCATCACCAACAACGCCCCGCTAACCCACCACCAGACGGACCAAGTCTCCGCCGCCATCTCCTCCGCCGTCCACCAAATCATCTCCAGCGGCTCCGCCCTCCTCGCCTCCTCCCGCAACCCGCAActtgacccgacccggtcattcaagaaagaaaaggaggTCAACGACGACGGAGATTCGGAGATCGTGGAGCTCGACGCGGTGGAGCTGCTGGTGGAGCACGTCCACTACTGCGAGGTCTGCGGCAAGGGGTTCAAGCGCGACGCCAATCTCCGAATGCACATGAGAGCTCACGGCAGCCAGTTCAAGACTCCCGAAGCCTTAGCCAAGCCGCAGAAGagctcctcctccgccgccgctgAGGTGGGTACCGGGAACCGGAACACGCGGTTCTCGTGCCCCTACGCGGGCTGCAACCGCAACCAGGCCCACGCGAGATTCCGGGCGTTGAAGTCGGTGATGTGCGTGAAGAACCACTTCAAGCGGAGCCACTGTCCGAAGACACACACGTGTAATCGTTGCAATAAGAAGAGCTTCGCGGTGGCGGCGGACCTGAGGAACCACGTCAGGCACTGCGGCGAGGAGGCCAGGTGGCGCTGCACGTGCGGCACGAGGTTCTCGAGGAAGAGCAAGCTGTTCGGGCACGTGGGGTTGTTCGAGGGACACATGCCGGCGGTGGTGGAGGACGAGAAGGGCGCCGGGAATTGTGGGGTGAGGGCTATGGAGGAGGATGAAACGACGGCGTTTAATGGGGAGGGTTCGAATTTGGTTGATGAGGACGAGTTGTTTAGTGGGTTGGGAATGATTGAAGGGTGTTGGTTTGAGGATTTGTTTGTGGATTTGTAA
- the LOC126801900 gene encoding uncharacterized protein LOC126801900, translating into MLRAINCQGEYKDSDLIANLIIESIKEVGYENVLQVITDNAPICSKAGAMIASKYPTIFWTPCVVHTLNLALKNICTPSNCLSNLDVYEPCSWIQPIAEHVMYIKNFIMNHGMRLVMFNDQCPLKLLSVAPTRFASTVIMFKRFKEIKNGLQQMVISTKWDDYRLDDKPKAARVKEMLLDDLMWDDIDYILDFTEPMYEIIRKADTDKPCLHLMYEWWDNMIVQVKKVIYRKERKELQEESLFWNAVHKVLMARWTKSNTPLHCLAHSLNPKYYSSEWLSEATHRVAPHKDLEITRERKTCLMRYFADEDEKRKVNIEFANFSMCMQEFGSGDAMKDRYLLEPITWWAIHGASAPTLQGGDQFESLEDINVGTLEMANLTLDEPQLEGYLFDDVDDDDAIGMENIVEDDIGVE; encoded by the exons ATGTTGAGAGCTATAAATTGTCAAGGAGAATACAAGGACTCGGATTTAATTGCAAACTTGATTATTGAATCAATCAAAGAAGTTGGATATGAAAATGTACTGCAAGTGATTACCGACAATGCTCCCATTTGTTCAAAAGCCGGTGCAATGATAGCAAGTAAGTATCCTACTATTTTTTGGACACCATGTGTAGTTCACACATTAAATCTTGCTTTGAAGAATATTTGCACACCTTCTAATTGCTTGAGCAATCTAGATGTATATGAGCCATGTTCTTGGATACAACCTATTGCAGAGCATgttatgtatattaaaaacTTCATAATGAATCATGGAATGAGATTAGTTATGTTCAATGATCAGTGCCCTTTGAAGTTGCTTTCGGTTGCTCCCACAAGGTTTGCATCTACGGTTATTATGTTTAAGAGGTTTAAGGAAATCAAGAATGGTTTGCAACAAATGGTGATTAGTACAAAGTGGGATGATTATAGATTAGATGATAAACCTAAGGCGGCTAGGGTAAAGGAGATGTTGTTGGATGATTTAATGTGGGATGATATTGATTACATTCTTGATTTTACCGAGCCTATGTATGAGATAATTAGGAAGGCGGATACCGACAAGCCTTGTCTTCATTTGATGTATGAATGGTGGGATAATATGATTGTTCAAGTGAAGAAAGTTATCTataggaaagaaagaaaagaacttCAAGAAGAATCTCTCTTTTGGAATGCGGTTCATAAAGTGTTGATGGCTCGTTGGACTAAGAGCAACACGCCACTTCATTGCTTGGCTCATTCTTTGAATCCCAA GTATTATAGTTCGGAATGGCTTAGTGAAGCTACTCATCGTGTTGCTCCTCACAAAGATTTAGAGATTACAAGAGAAAGGAAAACATGTCTCATGCGGTACTTTGCCGATGAAGATGAGAAGAGAAAGGTTAACATAGAATTTGCCAATTTTTCTATGTGTATGCAAGAGTTTGGAAGTGGAGATGCTATGAAGGATAGATACTTATTAGAGCCAATTACATGGTGGGCAATCCATGGAGCTTCGGCACCCACTCTTCAAG GAGGTGATCAATTTGAATCCTTAGAAGACATTAATGTTGGAACACTTGAGATGGCTAACCTTACACTTGATGAACCACAATTGGAGGGATACTTatttgatgatgttgatgatgatgatgctatAGGAATGGAGAACATTGTGGAGGATGACATTGGAGTTGAATGA
- the LOC126782727 gene encoding uncharacterized protein LOC126782727 has translation MPMCFSLIASRDSCFRSSFSSAGLKSTTTDLGEGTIIHSWVPKHPSPSKPTLLLIHGIGANAMWQWHEFITPLTSRFNLYVPDLVFFGDSYSSRSERSETFQAQCVMGLMEAHGVRGKLHVAGISYGGFVAYSMAAQYGERIERLVLCCAGVCAEEKDMEKGMFQVKSVEEAVSILLPQRAAQVRQLMKISFYKPATNVPSCFLNDFIEVMCTDHVQERRELIEALHKDRKMSNLPKITHPTLIIWGEHDLVFPMELAHRLKRQIGESAELVTIKNAGHAINVEKPKEMQKYMKSFLLDPLPQPKQEKQSNGHKVD, from the exons ATGCCGATGTGCTTCAGCTTGATCGCCTCGCGGGACTCCTGCTTCCgctcctccttctcctccgccggccTTAAGTCCACCACCACCGATCTCGGCGAAGGCACCATCATCCACAGCTGGGTCCCAAAACACCCCTCCCCATCCAAACCTACTCTCCTCCTCATCCACGGCATCGGAGCCAACGCAATGTGGCAGTGGCACGAGTTCATCACCCCTCTCACTTCCCGCTTCAACCTCTACGTCCCTGACCTAGTTTTCTTCGGGGACTCATACTCGTCCCGCAGCGAGCGCTCCGAGACGTTCCAGGCCCAGTGCGTCATGGGCCTCATGGAGGCGCATGGCGTCAGGGGTAAACTGCACGTAGCCGGAATCAGTTACGGCGGGTTCGTGGCTTACAGCATGGCTGCGCAGTATGGGGAGAGGATTGAGAGGCTGGTGTTATGTTGCGCCGGAGTTTGCGCGGAGGAGAAGGATATGGAGAAGGGGATGTTTCAGGTGAAGAGTGTGGAGGAGGCGGTGAGTATATTGCTGCCGCAGAGGGCTGCGCAGGTGAGGCAGTTGATGAAGATTTCGTTTTACAAGCCGGCGACCAATGTGCCCTCATGTTTTCTCAACGATTTTATTGAG GTAATGTGCACAGATCACGTTCAAGAGAGGAGGGAGCTTATTGAAGCATTACATAAGGACAGAAAAATGTCTAATCTTCCGAAGATTACTCAT CCTACACTAATAATCTGGGGGGAGCATGACCTGGTATTCCCAATGGAATTGGCACATCGATTGAAAAG GCAAATAGGCGAGAGTGCAGAGCTTGTGACCATTAAGAATGCAGGGCATGCTATAAATGTAGAGAAACCGAAAGAGATGCAGAAGTACATGAAGTCGTTTCTCCTTGATCCACTCCCTCAGCCTAAACAAGAAAAGCAGAGCAATGGCCACAAGGTGGATTAA
- the LOC126782737 gene encoding wall-associated receptor kinase-like 20 has translation MEPQLPTFALSFLIFNLLLTTTTQSPSCQPTCGSLHLSYPFGSGPGCGSPTFQPYTTCTTTANQLLLTTHTGSYPITSISYSTNTITLTPPSMSTCTSMQPTSTNLGFDWASPFQLGPSTFILLSCQPPTSSLTLKDSSTPLCDPSYSHLCAAIYTCPSVTGINLPLFPPTNTCCVYSPGNLDATGELDLRGLKCKGYTSVVSLGDYPTDPSKWEYGVALNYNHGGGLDGGIVETKCKSCEMSGGVCGYATSDNTFLCVCNDGRYNTTSDCSYNNYSGVQQGDIWSSESGSDLPASPAWKIWLGLMVLAELAILTA, from the exons ATGGAACCACAGCTACCAACATTTGCTCTCTCATTCCTCATCTTCAACCTCCTCCTCACCACCACTACCCAAAGCCCTTCCTGCCAACCCACCTGCGGCTCCCTTCACCTGAGCTACCCTTTCGGCTCCGGCCCCGGTTGCGGCTCCCCAACTTTCCAACCATACACAACCTGCACAACCACCGCCAACCAGCTCCTTCTGACCACCCACACCGGATCATACCCGATCACCTCCATCTCCTACTCCACCAACACCATAACCCTAACGCCACCCTCCATGTCCACCTGCACCTCCATGCAACCCACCTCCACCAACCTGGGCTTTGACTGGGCCAGCCCGTTCCAGCTCGGCCCATCAACTTTCATCCTCCTCTCCTGCCAACCTCCGACCTCCTCTCTCACCCTCAAAGATTCCTCCACCCCACTCTGCGACCCTTCCTACTCTCATCTCTGCGCTGCCATCTATACGTGTCCCTCCGTCACCGGAATCAACCTCCCTCTCTTCCCTCCCACGAACACTTGCTGCGTCTACTCCCCCGGAAACCTAGACGCCACGGGTGAGCTAGACCTCCGGGGGCTCAAGTGTAAGGGATACACCTCCGTCGTGTCGCTCGGGGATTATCCGACGGACCCGAGCAAGTGGGAGTATGGAGTGGCGCTGAATTACAACCACGGAGGCGGTTTGGATGGTGGCATTGTGGAGACGAAGTGCAAGAGTTGTGAAATGAGTGGTGGTGTTTGTGGTTATGCTACTTCTGATAATACGTTTCTTTGTGTTTGTAACGATGGCCGCTACAACACCACTTCGGATTGTTCTTACAATAATTACAGTGGTGTTCAACAAGGTGACATTTGGAGTTCGGAATCTGGCTCTGATTTACCAGCTTCTCCGGCTT GGAAAATTTGGTTGGGGCTCATGGTGCTGGCTGAACTGGCCATTTTAACAGCTTGA
- the LOC126782768 gene encoding probable LRR receptor-like serine/threonine-protein kinase At5g10290 isoform X2: MELLFAVLALASLHSFVLPDAQGDALYSLRSSLISSPDQLKDWNPNQVNPCTWSNVNCDNKYNVISVTLTNIGFYGTLSPKVGNLKTLQTLALQGNGITGEIPKELGNLTSLATLNLENNNLSGAIPSSLGNLIKLQFLTLSHNNLSGSIPVSLSNLSSLINVQLASNALSGQIPEHLFQIPKYNFTGNNLTCGVNLPHRCASDNDNSGSSNKPKFGIIVGVVGGIIILLFGGLLYFICKRTQKGYKREIFVDVAGEVDRRIAFGQLKRFSWRELQLATDNFNEKNVLGQGGFGKVYKGVLSDNTKIAVKRLTDYESPGGDAAFQREVEMISVAVHRNLLRLIGFCTTPTERLLVYPYMQNLSVAYRLREIKPGEPVLDWPTRKRVAVGTARGLEYLHEHCNPKIIHRDVKAANVLLDEDFEAVVGDFGLAKLVDVRRTNVTTQVRGTMGHIAPEYLSTGKSSERTDVFGYGIMLLELVTGQRAIDFSRLEEEDDVLLLDHVKKLEREKRLDAIVDGNLDSNYNIEEVEMMIQVALLCTQGSPEDRPFMSEVVRMLEGEGLAERWEEWQSVEVTRRQEYERLQRRFDWGEDSVYNQDAIELSGGR; the protein is encoded by the exons ATGGAGCTACTATTTGCAGTTTTGGCACTTGCTAGCTTGCATTCTTTCGTATTGCCAGATGCACAAG GAGATGCACTGTATTCATTGAGAAGTTCATTGATTAGTTCACCTGATCAGCTCAAGGACTGGAATCCCAACCAAGTCAATCCATGTACTTGGTCCAATGTGAATTGTGACAATAAATATAATGTCATTTCTGT AACATTGACAAATATTGGATTTTATGGAACCTTATCCCCTAAAGTAGGAAACCTGAAAACTCTTCAAACACT TGCATTGCAAGGAAATGGCATAACTGGTGAGATACCAAAAGAGTTAGGAAATTTAACTAGTTTAGCCACCTTGAATCTGGAAAATAATAACTTAAGTGGTGCAATACCATCGTCCCTTGGTAACCTGATAAAGCTTCAGTTCTT GACTTTAAGTCACAACAATTTGAGCGGGAGCATCCCAGTATCACTTTCAAATCTTTCGAGTTTGATTAATGT TCAGCTCGCCTCCAATGCTCTCAGTGGTCAAATACCTGAACACTTATTTCAGATTCCAAAATACAA TTTTACAGGAAACAACCTAACCTGTGGTGTAAATCTTCCTCACCGTTGTGCATCGGATAATGATAATTCTG GATCTTCAAATAAGCCAAAGTTTGGAATTATAGTTGGAGTTGTTGGAGGGATCATCATTTTACTTTTTGGAGGATTACTTTACTTTATCTGCAAGCGTACACAAAAAGGCTACAAGCGTGAAATTTTTGTAGATGTtgcag GTGAAGTTGACAGAAGGATTGCATTTGGTCAGTTGAAAAGATTTTCATGGAGGGAATTGCAGCTAGCTACCGACAACTTCAATGAGAAAAATGTTCTGGGACAGGGGGGTTTTGGAAAAGTTTATAAAGGAGTGTTATCTGATAATACAAAAATTGCTGTTAAACGGCTGACTGATTATGAAAGTCCTGGGGGTGATGCAGCTTTTCAGCGTGAAGTTGAAATGATAAGTGTAGCTGTTCACAGGAATCTATTACGACTCATTGGATTTTGTACAACACCAACAGAACGCCTCTTGGTGTATCCCTACATGCAAAATTTAAGTGTTGCCTATCGTTTACGAG AGATTAAACCAGGGGAACCTGTTTTGGATTGGCCTACAAGAAAGCGGGTGGCTGTAGGCACTGCCCGTGGCTTAGAGTACCTACATGAACATTGTAATCCTAAGATTATTCATCGAGATGTTAAGGCAGCAAATGTATTACttgatgaagattttgaagcaGTTGTTGGTGATTTCGGCCTGGCAAAGTTGGTGGATGTTAGAAGGACTAACGTGACAACTCAAGTTCGTGGGACTATGGGCCACATAGCACCTGAATACTTGTCTACTGGGAAGTCATCAGAAAGGACTGATGTTTTCGGCTATGGCATTATGCTTTTGGAGCTTGTAACTGGACAGAGGGCGATTGATTTCTCACgcttagaagaagaagatgatgttttGTTGCTCGATCAT GTCAAGAAGTTGGAAAGGGAAAAAAGATTGGATGCTATAGTAGATGGAAATCTGGATAGTAATTACAACATCGAAGAGGTTGAAATGATGATCCAAGTTGCGCTGCTTTGTACCCAAGGATCCCCTGAGGATCGTCCATTCATGTCGGAGGTTGTACGTATGCTGGAAGGAGAGGGTCTGGCTGAGCGGTGGGAAGAATGGCAGAGTGTTGAAGTCACTCGCAGGCAAGAATACGAGAGACTACAAAGGAGATTTGATTGGGGAGAAGACTCAGTTTATAACCAGGATGCTATTGAGTTGTCTGGTGGACGATGA